Proteins encoded within one genomic window of Oryza glaberrima chromosome 12, OglaRS2, whole genome shotgun sequence:
- the LOC127756623 gene encoding RING-H2 finger protein ATL8-like: MAAAGVSRSMVLTLLGFCVSVLFIVFVCSRLACALLRRRRGRARLRRASPLAVSGVLSIYVDRHGHHQPSSAAGAASGTGGLDPAAVAAFPTRAFSPAASSSASASTQCVVCLAEYEEKDVLRVLPYCGHGFHVACIDIWLMHHSTCPVCRISLCDYPDSKHTMSPVPSAVIIPLPPCSPEASRSDQCNCLFVGTGHSPRTSQVLRNEPDQVNRTLYTPPAEGGNSLPSSEVNPPGEK, translated from the exons ATGGCGGCGGCAGGGGTGTCGAGGAGCATGGTGCTGACGCTGCTGGGGTTCTGCGTCAGCGTCCTCTTCATCGTCTTCGTCTGCTCCCGCCTCGCCTGCGCCCTCCTCaggcgacgccgcggccgcgcccgcctccgccgcgcctcccctctcGCCGTATCGGGGGTCCTCTCCATCTACGTCGAccgccacggccaccaccaGCCCTCGTCGGCCGCCGGGGCCGCTTCCGGGACCGGGGGCctcgaccccgccgccgtcgccgccttccccacCCGCGccttctcccccgccgcctcctcctccgcctccgcctccaccca GTGTGTAGTCTGTCTTGCAGAATACGAAGAGAAAGATGTGCTCCGTGTTCTTCCCTACTGTGGCCACGGCTTTCACGTGGCCTGCATAGATATTTGGCTAATGCACCATTCAACATGCCCAGTTTGTAGAATTTCGTTGTGCGACTACCCTGATAGCAAGCACACGATGTCTCCTGTACCAAGTGCAGTGATAATACCATTACCTCCATGTTCTCCTGAAGCATCAAGATCAGATCAATGCAATTGCCTATTCGTCGGAACAGGTCATTCGCCAAGGACATCGCAGGTTCTCAGAAATGAACCTGACCAGGTGAATCGGACATTATATACTCCACCGGCGGAAGGGGGGAATAGCTTGCCATCATCTGAAGTTAACCCCCCTGGTGAAAAATAA